In Flavobacterium gelatinilyticum, a genomic segment contains:
- a CDS encoding TonB-dependent receptor: MRFIIILLLFTQVLFSQKTISGKVFSKETSTALSGVFVRDTKTDNWTISDKDGNFSITLPYFQDIELNFSILGKKDTNQVLKNDQTSITVYLEDNTLHLKEVMVTANKERKYSELTLGTNAINNVQAFSLDDVLQQLPGQITTDFSLNEYKNIVFRTASVLSDAKAFGTSFMINDIPISNNENMQALNPNTPTSAGNDYSVPQRTFTNPNVGVDLREISTNNIEEIKVIQGIPSAKYGDLTSGLVLITTKVGNSPYRVSASIRDATTELNLTKGLKLNSNNSMNFGINFLDSKADPRNNLLNYQRLSGNLAWKTTDKFSKVKNTLNVSFRSNLDDAKHDPDDITAAVVKNEKQGFSISNNLMWKPSNLWLDGININSGFSYDRQFSRKERWINRSLTAATDSKEEGIHDAYILPSQYTSVSTVEGIPISTFVNLDLTKTITNKAGWVHSLVFGVSGRSSSNKGEGRKSSATGLLNFYVLDNGGDSKLGYRDYDFKRARTENQFSAYLEDRVYKKFAANKILNIDYGMRLENQSGNMLIQPRINSSYSMNKTFRVRGGFGLSSKAPSLNQLYTGERYLDRLLGNGIYSYPEVYQKAWIMTVVTPGDNLNLKPSKSYRTEGGIDINLPFANINLTGYYNRLFDGFTGQQIPVSKDIPKLNVITNGKEIPTYEVIGTEKLYYLTNSIENNTNSTDTGIETIINFRKIKALNLDVSMNASYVRSKDNSKTITYESSSSLTSAERYGVYPSIPMANDRFTASFNFSYHIPKAGLLLSLRSEHIILQDSNSPHSYFPNGYLDNQLVYHEIPEEERTDIQKYGHIIRDRSASQSELERVLHNFHLRVSKDFKNGFSVSFYSSNFLNLKPYYYKYGERYQSDIANFSFGTRLNYQF; the protein is encoded by the coding sequence ATGCGTTTTATTATAATTCTTCTTTTATTTACTCAGGTACTTTTTTCGCAAAAAACAATTTCAGGTAAAGTTTTTTCTAAGGAAACTTCTACTGCTTTGTCCGGCGTTTTTGTTCGTGATACGAAAACAGATAACTGGACCATTTCTGATAAAGACGGTAACTTCAGCATCACTTTACCCTATTTTCAGGATATCGAACTGAATTTTTCTATTCTTGGAAAAAAAGATACTAATCAGGTTTTAAAAAACGACCAGACTTCGATTACCGTTTATTTGGAAGATAATACGCTTCATCTTAAAGAAGTAATGGTTACAGCCAATAAAGAACGTAAATATTCTGAACTGACTCTGGGAACAAATGCCATCAATAATGTTCAGGCTTTTTCTCTTGATGATGTACTGCAGCAGCTTCCGGGACAGATAACCACCGATTTTAGTCTGAATGAGTATAAAAATATTGTTTTCAGAACAGCATCGGTGTTATCAGACGCTAAGGCTTTTGGAACCTCATTTATGATCAATGATATTCCCATTTCAAACAACGAAAACATGCAGGCTTTAAATCCTAATACCCCTACCTCAGCCGGCAATGATTATAGTGTACCTCAAAGAACTTTCACAAATCCAAATGTGGGTGTCGATCTTAGGGAAATTTCAACAAATAATATCGAAGAAATAAAGGTTATTCAGGGAATTCCTTCTGCAAAGTATGGAGATTTGACTTCGGGACTTGTTTTAATAACAACCAAAGTTGGAAACAGTCCTTACAGGGTTTCTGCTTCGATAAGAGATGCTACAACTGAATTGAATTTGACCAAAGGGCTTAAACTTAATTCTAACAATTCAATGAATTTTGGAATCAACTTTCTGGATTCTAAAGCCGATCCAAGAAATAATCTCTTAAACTATCAGCGTCTCAGCGGAAATCTGGCATGGAAAACCACAGATAAATTTTCTAAAGTAAAAAACACTCTAAATGTATCTTTCAGATCAAATCTTGATGATGCAAAACATGATCCTGATGATATTACAGCGGCGGTCGTTAAAAATGAAAAACAAGGGTTTTCTATTTCCAACAATTTGATGTGGAAACCTTCTAATCTATGGCTTGACGGTATAAACATAAACAGCGGTTTCTCTTACGACAGGCAGTTTTCCAGAAAAGAAAGATGGATAAACCGCTCTTTAACTGCCGCAACAGACAGTAAAGAAGAAGGAATTCATGATGCTTATATTCTTCCCTCACAATATACCAGCGTAAGTACGGTTGAAGGTATTCCGATTTCTACATTTGTAAATCTTGATCTCACCAAAACGATAACCAATAAAGCCGGCTGGGTTCACAGTCTGGTATTTGGAGTCTCCGGAAGATCCAGCTCTAACAAAGGAGAAGGGAGAAAAAGCAGTGCTACGGGTTTACTAAATTTTTATGTTCTGGATAATGGAGGTGACAGTAAACTGGGTTACAGAGATTACGATTTTAAAAGAGCCAGGACAGAAAACCAATTTTCTGCTTATCTGGAAGACAGGGTATATAAGAAATTTGCAGCTAACAAGATCCTGAATATTGATTACGGAATGCGCCTTGAAAATCAATCAGGCAATATGTTAATTCAGCCGCGTATCAATTCCTCTTATTCTATGAATAAAACTTTTAGAGTCCGCGGCGGATTTGGATTATCGTCCAAAGCTCCTTCGCTTAATCAATTATATACCGGAGAACGCTATTTAGATAGATTATTGGGCAACGGAATTTATTCGTATCCTGAGGTTTATCAAAAAGCATGGATTATGACCGTGGTAACTCCCGGCGACAACCTGAATTTAAAACCTTCTAAATCGTACAGAACAGAAGGCGGAATCGATATAAACCTTCCTTTTGCGAATATAAACCTAACCGGATATTATAATAGATTGTTTGATGGTTTTACCGGCCAGCAGATTCCGGTTTCGAAAGACATTCCAAAATTAAACGTAATTACTAACGGAAAGGAAATCCCGACTTATGAGGTTATTGGAACAGAGAAATTATATTATCTCACAAACAGCATTGAAAACAATACAAACTCTACAGATACAGGTATTGAAACGATAATTAATTTTCGCAAAATCAAAGCACTTAATCTCGATGTAAGCATGAATGCATCTTATGTCAGGTCTAAAGACAACAGTAAAACGATAACGTATGAGTCTTCTTCGAGTTTAACATCGGCTGAAAGATACGGTGTTTATCCTTCCATTCCGATGGCAAACGACCGGTTTACTGCAAGTTTTAACTTTAGTTATCATATTCCAAAAGCAGGTTTGTTATTGTCATTGAGAAGTGAGCATATTATACTGCAGGATTCAAATTCTCCTCACAGTTATTTTCCAAATGGGTATTTGGACAATCAATTGGTTTACCATGAAATTCCGGAAGAAGAGCGTACAGACATACAAAAATACGGTCACATTATTCGAGATCGAAGCGCTTCGCAATCTGAGCTTGAGCGTGTGCTTCATAATTTCCATCTGCGTGTTTCTAAAGATTTTAAAAACGGATTTAGTGTTTCCTTCTATTCTTCCAATTTCTTAAATCTAAAACCGTATTACTATAAATACGGCGAAAGGTATCAGTCAGACATCGCAAATTTTTCTTTTGGAACCCGGCTTAATTATCAATTTTAA
- a CDS encoding NAD(P)H-dependent glycerol-3-phosphate dehydrogenase — protein MSEKLKFAVIGGGSWATAIAKMLCVNLSEIAWYMRNESAIEHIQKYKHNPNYLSSVEFDTSKLKLTSNINEAIEYADYIIFAIPSAFLDAELQNMTVSLSDKIIFSAIKGIVPETSLIVGEHFHIQYDIPYYNIGVITGPCHAEEVALERLSYLTIACGDPDKAKTVAKTLSGNYIKAKISDDIIGTEYAAMLKNIYSIAAGIAHGLGYGDNFQSVLMSNAIREMKKFIRKVHRMKRNINDSAYLGDLLVTGYSVFSRNRMFGNMIGKGYTVKSAMMEMSMVAEGYYATKSAYKLNQGYGAKTPIIDAVYAVLYEGKDAKSVFRKLTESLD, from the coding sequence ATGAGTGAAAAATTAAAATTTGCAGTAATTGGTGGAGGAAGCTGGGCAACGGCAATTGCAAAAATGTTATGCGTTAATCTTTCCGAAATTGCATGGTACATGCGTAATGAATCTGCAATCGAACATATACAGAAGTACAAACACAATCCAAATTATTTAAGTTCGGTTGAATTTGACACCAGTAAACTTAAGTTAACGAGCAATATCAACGAAGCAATCGAATATGCTGATTATATCATCTTCGCTATTCCGTCGGCTTTTCTTGATGCAGAATTACAAAATATGACGGTTTCTTTGTCTGACAAAATTATTTTCTCAGCCATTAAAGGAATTGTTCCGGAAACAAGCCTGATCGTGGGCGAACATTTCCATATTCAATACGATATTCCATACTACAACATTGGAGTAATTACAGGTCCGTGCCACGCCGAAGAGGTGGCTTTAGAAAGACTTTCTTACCTAACCATCGCCTGCGGTGATCCTGATAAAGCAAAAACGGTTGCCAAAACACTTTCGGGCAATTATATTAAAGCTAAAATTTCTGATGATATTATCGGTACCGAATATGCCGCAATGCTGAAAAATATCTACTCTATCGCTGCCGGAATTGCACATGGCTTAGGTTATGGCGACAATTTCCAGTCGGTTTTAATGAGTAATGCCATTCGCGAAATGAAGAAATTCATTAGAAAAGTACACCGAATGAAACGTAACATTAACGACTCGGCTTATCTGGGCGATTTATTGGTTACAGGCTATTCGGTTTTCTCACGAAACAGAATGTTCGGAAACATGATTGGTAAAGGATATACGGTAAAAAGTGCCATGATGGAAATGAGCATGGTTGCCGAAGGTTATTACGCTACAAAAAGTGCTTACAAATTAAATCAGGGTTATGGTGCCAAAACGCCAATTATCGATGCGGTTTATGCGGTTTTATACGAAGGAAAAGATGCAAAATCTGTTTTCAGGAAATTAACGGAATCTTTGGATTAG
- a CDS encoding toxin-antitoxin system YwqK family antitoxin, which translates to MEPLYFDANWKTTTKENASFYRINPSKKSGNLVLIEDFYSNKTPQFQAYSLEDNEHDYVGDVIWFDANGFDSSFYQFYNFSAVSSLVYYYPSGKKRKTIQYKNGRKDGETIIYHEDGTVLMKGKYDAGKPVDGDFDEVVKWDDYRLNRSDNAIGKKEPIKTIEGVIIRDYDDTAKKRQVVKKKIFWINSKQPAQEIWYDIVNDYTEPFKQIDYDKSGKILQTINEKDFAQYGREVSNGIIFDYYSQNKFAVALKSKTNYRNGQKNGEEIQYYPNGKVLKIVQYSDGKPEGNEIEYYPDGAVKVKRTYKNGQPFEGNFDQKFTRDLIINLNYKNGLKEGEVIVIDEFGNIAAKGIYKDNKPFNGTFVIKNENEQNELINVTEYKKNGVQKIFNYYLDDPVMTYTVVNGIKNGETIFYDNKEVTGKLEYKNDLPYEGTLTEKKQSTIYAKGVVTEEIYYRSEYDKKEKSNVAKTIYFENEKRIKIVNRSFLITSDKQDSYTGIYKKDKPYSGYFSTDFNEFNHVDYYENGIIKYQYSNNYLENLEKYEYPNYNIKSTYKDGKIVDGPEYIKLDRQFITKNWKNGVLQSFDFDVFAMHYFNRYHFELKNNAIEFEEFDKKVKGKIVLEKENNKTIGKLSIGNKVLFTSSLLKINEIVPSEPGSVLYYETDNTIEAKLFKSIGNEELRIDSEIFSTVFSSYLDPDKTIQENFNQIAARISLEKDVELLFGKGNKRSPIAGLRINEAKKPEIGTLILKNKSNSYDLKLFLKEKILEEKKNVDLKNVKTELEILTQILEKKMNDDFK; encoded by the coding sequence ATGGAACCACTTTATTTCGACGCGAACTGGAAAACAACAACTAAAGAAAACGCTTCTTTTTACAGAATCAACCCTTCAAAAAAATCAGGTAATTTGGTTTTAATTGAAGATTTCTACAGTAATAAAACACCTCAATTTCAGGCATACTCTCTTGAAGATAATGAACATGATTATGTAGGCGATGTTATTTGGTTTGATGCAAATGGTTTTGATTCTTCTTTTTACCAATTTTATAATTTCTCAGCCGTTTCCAGTTTGGTTTATTATTATCCAAGCGGCAAAAAGCGGAAGACAATTCAATATAAAAACGGAAGAAAAGACGGTGAAACAATCATTTACCATGAGGATGGAACCGTATTAATGAAGGGGAAATATGATGCCGGAAAACCTGTAGATGGTGATTTTGATGAAGTTGTAAAATGGGATGATTATCGCCTAAACCGATCCGATAATGCTATAGGAAAAAAAGAACCAATTAAAACGATAGAAGGCGTAATTATTAGGGATTACGATGACACCGCGAAAAAAAGACAAGTAGTAAAAAAGAAGATATTCTGGATAAACTCCAAACAGCCTGCTCAGGAAATTTGGTATGATATTGTAAACGATTATACAGAACCGTTTAAACAGATAGATTACGATAAGTCTGGAAAAATTTTACAGACCATTAACGAAAAAGATTTTGCGCAATACGGACGTGAGGTTTCAAATGGAATTATTTTCGATTATTACTCTCAGAATAAATTTGCTGTTGCTCTCAAATCCAAAACGAATTACAGAAACGGACAGAAAAACGGTGAAGAAATTCAATATTATCCAAATGGAAAAGTTTTAAAAATTGTACAATATTCCGATGGAAAACCAGAAGGTAATGAAATTGAATACTATCCTGACGGAGCTGTAAAAGTAAAGAGAACTTATAAAAACGGACAGCCTTTTGAAGGTAATTTTGATCAGAAATTTACAAGGGATCTTATTATAAATCTAAACTATAAAAATGGTTTAAAAGAAGGTGAGGTTATTGTAATAGATGAGTTCGGAAATATTGCTGCAAAAGGAATTTATAAAGACAATAAACCTTTTAACGGGACATTTGTTATCAAAAATGAAAATGAACAGAACGAATTAATTAATGTTACCGAATATAAGAAAAACGGCGTACAGAAAATCTTTAATTATTATCTCGATGATCCTGTTATGACTTATACCGTTGTAAACGGCATAAAAAATGGGGAGACTATTTTTTATGATAATAAGGAAGTAACCGGAAAACTCGAATACAAAAATGATTTGCCGTATGAAGGTACATTGACAGAAAAAAAACAAAGCACCATCTATGCAAAAGGAGTTGTAACAGAAGAGATTTATTATAGAAGTGAATATGATAAAAAAGAGAAAAGCAATGTTGCAAAAACAATATATTTTGAAAACGAAAAAAGGATAAAAATTGTCAATAGATCTTTTTTAATTACTTCAGATAAACAGGATTCTTATACTGGGATTTATAAAAAAGATAAACCTTATTCGGGTTATTTTTCAACAGATTTCAACGAATTTAATCATGTCGATTATTATGAAAATGGAATTATCAAATACCAATATTCTAATAATTATTTAGAAAATCTGGAAAAGTATGAGTATCCAAATTACAATATAAAATCAACTTATAAAGACGGGAAAATAGTTGACGGCCCTGAGTACATCAAATTAGACCGACAGTTTATTACCAAAAATTGGAAAAACGGAGTTCTGCAAAGCTTTGATTTTGATGTTTTTGCTATGCATTATTTTAACCGTTATCATTTTGAATTAAAAAACAATGCTATTGAATTTGAAGAGTTTGATAAGAAAGTAAAAGGGAAAATTGTTTTAGAAAAAGAAAACAATAAAACAATTGGTAAGCTTAGTATTGGTAATAAAGTACTTTTTACAAGCTCATTATTAAAAATTAATGAAATTGTTCCTTCAGAGCCTGGCAGTGTTTTGTATTATGAAACAGATAATACAATTGAGGCAAAATTATTTAAATCAATTGGTAATGAAGAACTAAGAATAGATTCTGAAATTTTTAGTACTGTATTTAGTTCGTATTTAGATCCTGATAAAACTATTCAGGAAAATTTTAATCAGATTGCCGCAAGAATCTCCTTAGAAAAAGATGTGGAGTTATTATTTGGAAAAGGAAATAAAAGAAGTCCAATTGCCGGACTAAGAATAAATGAAGCAAAAAAGCCTGAAATAGGAACTTTGATTCTTAAAAACAAAAGCAATTCGTATGATTTGAAATTGTTTTTAAAAGAAAAGATTTTAGAAGAAAAAAAGAATGTTGATTTAAAAAATGTGAAGACAGAACTTGAAATTCTGACCCAGATATTAGAAAAGAAAATGAATGATGACTTTAAATAA
- a CDS encoding iron-containing alcohol dehydrogenase: MLNFELYNPTNLIFGKGQIEKLSTLVPKNAKVLLAYGGGSIFKNGIYDQVTAGLKGFEVVEFGGIEPNPRFETLMKAVDVIKAEKIDFILAVGGGSVIDGVKFISAAVNFEGNPIDILQKRILIKENAMPFGTILTLPATGSEMNSGYVVTIEATQEKLSSGGSALFPQFSICDPTVISSLPKRQIENGVVDAYTHVMEQYLTYPADAFLQDRIAEGILQTLIEVGPGIVENPNDYTLASNFMWSCTMALNGLIQKGVPSDWATHMIGHELTALYEIDHARTLAIIGPSLYTVMFESKKAKLAQYGRRIFNLTGSDDEAAKEAINKTVEFFHTMGMDTKLSQYTNDYSNTADFIVKRFDERGWKGLGENQLVTLDKVKSIVELSY; encoded by the coding sequence ATGCTAAACTTTGAATTATACAATCCGACGAATTTAATCTTCGGAAAAGGACAAATTGAAAAACTTTCGACTTTAGTTCCAAAAAATGCTAAAGTTCTTTTGGCTTACGGCGGGGGTAGTATCTTTAAAAACGGAATTTACGATCAGGTAACGGCTGGCTTAAAAGGTTTTGAAGTGGTAGAATTTGGCGGTATTGAGCCAAATCCAAGATTTGAAACTTTAATGAAAGCGGTTGATGTGATAAAAGCAGAAAAAATCGATTTTATTCTGGCTGTTGGCGGCGGATCTGTTATCGATGGTGTGAAATTCATTTCGGCAGCGGTTAATTTTGAAGGAAATCCAATTGACATTCTTCAAAAAAGAATCCTGATTAAAGAAAATGCCATGCCTTTTGGAACTATCCTGACTCTTCCGGCAACAGGAAGCGAAATGAATTCAGGTTATGTGGTTACTATCGAAGCGACTCAGGAAAAATTATCTTCGGGAGGAAGCGCTTTGTTTCCTCAATTCTCTATCTGCGACCCGACAGTGATTTCATCTTTACCAAAAAGACAAATCGAGAATGGTGTCGTAGATGCGTACACGCATGTAATGGAACAATATTTAACGTACCCGGCTGATGCTTTTCTTCAGGATAGAATTGCAGAAGGTATTTTGCAAACGTTAATTGAAGTTGGTCCCGGAATTGTTGAAAATCCAAACGATTATACTCTGGCTTCAAACTTTATGTGGAGCTGTACAATGGCATTAAACGGATTGATTCAAAAAGGTGTTCCAAGCGACTGGGCAACGCACATGATCGGCCATGAATTAACAGCGCTTTACGAAATTGACCATGCTAGAACTCTGGCGATTATCGGACCAAGTTTGTATACTGTAATGTTTGAATCTAAAAAAGCAAAACTGGCACAATACGGAAGAAGAATCTTCAATTTAACAGGTTCTGATGATGAAGCGGCAAAAGAGGCAATCAATAAAACAGTTGAATTTTTCCACACAATGGGAATGGATACTAAACTGTCGCAATACACAAATGACTACTCAAACACAGCAGATTTTATCGTAAAACGTTTTGACGAAAGAGGCTGGAAAGGTTTAGGAGAAAACCAACTGGTAACTTTAGACAAAGTGAAGTCTATTGTTGAACTTAGTTACTAA
- a CDS encoding type 1 glutamine amidotransferase domain-containing protein: MRKTALFAIIAFTVVSLSAAAQKSNKKGMKKVLFVVTSNDKLGNTGEKTGFWSEEFAAPYYELLDQGVDITIASPLGGQPPIDPKSADPASATEDTKRFDADTALQEKLKNTLKLSTVNQKDYDAVFYPGGHGPLWDLVEDKNSIALIEAFYTNKKPVAFVCHAPAVLKNVKVKGEYLVKGKKVTGFTNDEEEAVGLTKVVPFLLEDALSANGGIFSKGPNWQPYAVADGLLITGQNPASSKLVAGKLLQELK, translated from the coding sequence ATGAGAAAAACAGCGCTATTCGCAATAATTGCATTTACAGTCGTAAGCCTTTCAGCTGCGGCTCAAAAATCAAATAAAAAAGGTATGAAAAAAGTATTATTTGTTGTTACCAGCAATGATAAACTGGGCAATACAGGAGAGAAAACCGGATTCTGGTCAGAAGAATTTGCAGCACCTTATTATGAATTATTAGATCAGGGAGTTGATATTACAATTGCATCTCCGCTTGGAGGCCAGCCGCCAATTGATCCTAAAAGTGCTGATCCGGCATCTGCAACAGAAGACACAAAACGTTTTGATGCCGATACCGCTTTACAGGAAAAATTAAAAAATACTTTGAAGCTTTCTACAGTGAATCAGAAAGATTATGATGCTGTTTTTTATCCAGGAGGACACGGTCCGCTTTGGGATTTAGTTGAAGATAAAAATTCGATTGCCCTGATCGAAGCTTTTTACACCAACAAAAAACCGGTCGCTTTTGTATGTCACGCTCCTGCGGTTTTGAAAAACGTAAAAGTAAAAGGTGAATATCTGGTAAAAGGCAAAAAAGTAACCGGATTTACAAATGATGAGGAAGAAGCGGTTGGATTAACTAAAGTAGTACCTTTTTTATTAGAAGATGCCTTATCTGCAAACGGAGGAATTTTTTCTAAAGGTCCAAACTGGCAGCCTTACGCAGTAGCCGATGGTCTTTTAATTACAGGTCAAAATCCGGCATCGTCTAAACTGGTAGCAGGGAAATTGCTTCAGGAATTGAAGTAA
- a CDS encoding LysR family transcriptional regulator, producing MVNLEWYRTFKAVYKNGNFSVAAKELFMSQPAVSQQISMLEAHVGNKLFNRKSKGVEPTEYAKLLNNLIIDALDRLENVETTFRTKAEDANRLISVGISQHLFSCIGNLLISKFDLIDFTFAENDALFELVDSKKLDFAIVTKGYETFDTVYEIVGKIKLIMVAPTSLDITEFRQKLKADNYTEIEQWLNEQKWYSHDARIPHIKLFWLHAFNKKRPSMVPNYIIPSESEMLRLLSKNEGVAVTWNCNARKLIKENKLQLMWNSFHVPEQFVYLLTSKNNNANSFFDTISKELKLFFGNRL from the coding sequence ATGGTCAATTTAGAATGGTACAGAACATTTAAGGCAGTTTATAAAAACGGAAATTTTTCGGTGGCGGCAAAAGAGCTTTTTATGAGTCAGCCTGCCGTTAGTCAGCAGATTTCTATGCTCGAAGCTCATGTGGGAAATAAACTATTTAACAGGAAATCAAAAGGGGTAGAACCCACCGAGTATGCTAAGTTACTGAATAATTTGATAATAGATGCGCTGGACCGTCTCGAAAATGTCGAAACCACTTTCAGGACAAAAGCCGAAGATGCTAACCGCTTAATTTCTGTCGGCATATCGCAGCATCTTTTTAGCTGTATTGGCAATCTTTTGATTTCAAAGTTTGATTTAATCGATTTTACTTTTGCCGAAAATGATGCGCTTTTTGAATTGGTCGACTCGAAGAAACTTGATTTTGCCATCGTAACAAAAGGGTACGAAACATTTGATACGGTTTATGAAATTGTGGGTAAAATCAAATTGATCATGGTCGCACCAACAAGTCTTGACATAACCGAATTCCGCCAGAAATTAAAAGCCGATAATTATACCGAAATTGAACAATGGCTCAATGAACAAAAATGGTACAGCCATGACGCAAGAATTCCGCACATAAAATTATTCTGGCTCCATGCTTTTAATAAAAAAAGGCCATCGATGGTGCCCAATTATATTATTCCATCAGAATCTGAAATGCTGCGCCTATTATCAAAAAATGAAGGAGTGGCCGTAACCTGGAACTGTAATGCCAGAAAACTGATTAAGGAAAATAAATTGCAGCTGATGTGGAACAGTTTTCATGTACCCGAACAATTTGTTTATCTGTTAACTTCAAAAAACAATAATGCCAATTCGTTTTTTGATACGATTTCTAAAGAACTTAAATTGTTTTTCGGTAATAGATTGTAG
- a CDS encoding PKD domain-containing protein, producing MKKITITLMFAMTFFIITSCSKSEEEHIVDCVGDSLFMELKHPVDASNSKKINFSLEYSGSTRTLSNVKWNFGDGQSAIGISVSHTYSTADTFVVTAEVTTTEGNSSECTNTKKRTITVN from the coding sequence ATGAAAAAGATTACTATTACTTTAATGTTTGCTATGACATTTTTCATCATTACTTCTTGTAGCAAAAGTGAAGAGGAGCATATAGTGGATTGTGTAGGCGACTCTTTATTTATGGAGCTGAAACATCCTGTTGATGCATCCAATTCAAAGAAAATTAATTTTTCACTGGAATACAGCGGAAGCACCAGAACATTAAGTAATGTAAAATGGAATTTTGGCGACGGACAATCTGCAATCGGTATCTCAGTTTCCCATACTTATAGTACAGCAGATACTTTTGTAGTCACGGCCGAAGTTACAACTACAGAAGGAAATTCTTCTGAATGTACTAATACTAAAAAAAGAACCATTACGGTCAATTAG
- a CDS encoding NUDIX hydrolase, translating to MEKLQNIRIAVDAIVFGYKNNGLYVLLIEQKFGSADKYWALPGGLVQNDESLSDAVIRELHEETNVQLNFMEQLYTFGDDIFRDSRNRVISVAYYALVDASNLEIRADTDAERVQWFKIDEIPSLAFDHNLILKKAITRLKAKLTYEPIGFDLLPDEFLFSDLENLYCTILEKEIDRRNFRKKILSYGILEQTEKIAPVKNGRPAKLFRFNKLKYNSLVKEGFHFEIKFA from the coding sequence ATGGAAAAATTACAAAATATTAGAATAGCCGTTGATGCGATTGTTTTTGGTTATAAAAACAACGGATTGTATGTATTATTGATTGAACAAAAGTTTGGTTCTGCCGATAAATACTGGGCATTGCCGGGCGGTTTGGTGCAGAATGATGAATCATTGAGTGATGCCGTTATCCGCGAACTGCACGAAGAAACCAATGTACAGCTTAATTTCATGGAACAATTATACACTTTTGGAGATGATATTTTCAGGGATTCCAGAAACCGTGTAATTTCTGTTGCTTATTATGCTTTGGTTGACGCTTCCAATTTAGAAATTAGAGCCGATACAGATGCCGAAAGAGTACAATGGTTTAAAATTGATGAAATTCCGTCTTTGGCATTCGATCATAATTTGATTCTTAAAAAAGCCATTACGCGATTGAAAGCAAAACTGACGTATGAACCAATTGGTTTCGATTTGCTTCCGGATGAGTTTCTATTTTCGGATCTCGAAAACTTGTATTGCACCATTCTGGAAAAAGAAATCGACCGAAGAAACTTTAGGAAAAAAATACTGAGTTACGGTATTTTAGAACAAACAGAAAAAATTGCACCGGTAAAAAACGGAAGACCAGCAAAGCTTTTTAGGTTTAATAAGCTGAAATATAATTCATTAGTGAAAGAAGGCTTTCACTTCGAAATAAAGTTTGCGTAA
- the prs gene encoding ribose-phosphate diphosphokinase, whose amino-acid sequence MILNLDPKFAPFQNQDEIKFQSFTFSGGEPHIKIVPDFDTNRKVTITHRLNSFNDLGLLCITVDALRRMDVKIIDLFIPYFPAARQDRVMIPGEPLSVKVYADIINAMQLNKVFVFDAHSEVTPALLNNCTVIPNYSFIKDVLNRIGENVKLISPDGGALKKIYKVSEFLGGVEVVECSKSRDVKTGKLSGFKVYNDDLQGIDCLIVDDICDGGGTFVGLAEELKKKNAGKLYLAVSHGIFNKGFEVLDCFDKIFTTNSFKDFDDENVEVIKFEL is encoded by the coding sequence ATGATACTAAATCTCGACCCAAAATTCGCTCCTTTTCAAAATCAGGACGAAATTAAATTTCAAAGTTTTACTTTTTCAGGAGGAGAACCGCACATCAAAATTGTTCCGGATTTTGATACCAACAGAAAAGTAACGATTACACACAGATTAAACTCATTCAACGATTTAGGTTTGTTGTGTATTACAGTCGATGCTTTACGCAGAATGGACGTTAAAATTATAGATCTTTTTATTCCGTATTTTCCGGCTGCGAGACAAGATCGTGTTATGATTCCGGGCGAACCGTTGTCTGTAAAAGTATATGCCGATATTATAAATGCGATGCAGTTGAACAAAGTATTTGTTTTTGATGCACATTCTGAAGTAACTCCGGCTTTATTGAACAATTGTACCGTAATTCCGAACTATAGTTTCATTAAAGATGTTTTAAACAGAATAGGCGAAAATGTAAAACTGATTTCTCCGGATGGCGGTGCTTTAAAGAAAATCTACAAAGTATCTGAGTTTTTAGGAGGTGTTGAGGTTGTAGAATGCAGTAAAAGCCGAGATGTAAAAACCGGAAAATTATCTGGTTTTAAAGTTTACAATGACGATTTGCAGGGAATAGATTGTTTAATAGTAGATGATATCTGCGACGGAGGAGGAACTTTCGTAGGATTAGCAGAAGAATTAAAAAAGAAAAATGCCGGAAAATTATACTTAGCTGTAAGCCACGGTATTTTTAATAAAGGATTTGAGGTTTTAGATTGTTTCGACAAAATATTTACCACGAATTCTTTTAAAGACTTTGATGACGAAAACGTCGAAGTCATAAAATTTGAATTATGA